A portion of the Acidobacteriaceae bacterium genome contains these proteins:
- the hemL gene encoding glutamate-1-semialdehyde 2,1-aminomutase: MPFSLEKSQQLQQRAEAILPGGVDSPVRAFRAVGGHPPFVTSAEGAYLTDADGNRYVDLFGSWGPMLLGHAFPPAVKAIQEAAARSASFGASTPAEAELAALVQQCFPSMEKMRFVSSGTEACMSAIRLARGYTGRPFLIKFEGCYHGHADALLVKAGSGVATFGIPGSAGVPAETAMHTLALPYNDLAAVEAAFASHPELIAGVILEPVVGNAGTIAPAEGFLHGLREITRREGALLIFDEVMTGFRLAAGGAQELFGFNTTELQPDLTTLGKIVGGGLPVGVFGGRAEIMEKLAPLGPVYQAGTLSGNPLAMAAGIATLSYLLAHKAEIYPLLEQTTAAIAEGVARLAAEQGIALTTNRVGSMFTLFFTPNAVTDFASAATSDSQLFGRFHRAMLERGVWLPPSQYEAAFVSTSIGEAEVAAILAAAREAFHELVR, encoded by the coding sequence ATGCCGTTTTCGCTTGAGAAATCCCAACAGTTGCAGCAGCGTGCCGAAGCCATTCTTCCCGGTGGAGTGGACTCTCCTGTGCGCGCGTTTCGCGCCGTCGGCGGGCATCCGCCGTTTGTTACCAGCGCCGAGGGCGCGTATCTGACGGACGCGGACGGCAACCGGTACGTCGATCTTTTTGGCTCGTGGGGCCCGATGCTGCTGGGCCATGCGTTTCCGCCTGCGGTGAAGGCGATCCAGGAGGCGGCGGCGCGCTCCGCGTCATTTGGCGCGTCGACCCCGGCGGAGGCTGAGCTTGCGGCGTTGGTGCAGCAGTGCTTCCCGAGCATGGAGAAGATGCGCTTTGTCAGCTCGGGCACGGAGGCCTGCATGTCGGCGATCCGGCTGGCCCGAGGGTATACGGGGCGTCCGTTTCTGATCAAGTTTGAGGGCTGCTACCACGGCCACGCCGACGCGTTGCTGGTGAAGGCCGGCTCCGGTGTCGCAACCTTTGGGATTCCCGGCTCTGCGGGCGTTCCGGCGGAGACGGCGATGCACACGCTCGCGTTACCGTACAACGATCTCGCTGCGGTGGAGGCGGCGTTTGCCTCGCACCCTGAACTGATTGCGGGCGTGATTCTGGAGCCGGTCGTTGGCAACGCTGGGACGATCGCCCCGGCAGAAGGCTTCCTGCACGGTCTGCGCGAGATTACCCGCCGCGAAGGTGCACTGCTGATCTTCGATGAGGTAATGACCGGTTTCCGGCTGGCAGCGGGTGGAGCGCAGGAGCTCTTCGGCTTCAACACGACGGAGTTGCAGCCTGACCTGACGACGCTGGGGAAGATCGTCGGGGGCGGGCTGCCAGTGGGTGTCTTCGGCGGCCGTGCGGAGATTATGGAGAAGCTTGCGCCGCTGGGGCCGGTCTACCAGGCCGGAACGCTGAGCGGAAACCCGCTGGCGATGGCGGCCGGTATCGCCACGCTGAGCTATCTGTTGGCGCACAAGGCAGAGATCTATCCGCTGCTGGAGCAGACGACGGCTGCCATTGCAGAGGGTGTGGCACGGCTGGCAGCAGAGCAGGGCATTGCTCTGACGACGAACCGCGTCGGCAGCATGTTCACCTTGTTTTTCACGCCGAACGCCGTGACGGATTTTGCGTCCGCTGCAACCTCTGACTCGCAACTGTTTGGTCGCTTCCATCGCGCGATGCTTGAGCGCGGCGTGTGGCTGCCGCCGAGCCAGTACGAGGCAGCGTTTGTCTCGACGTCTATCGGTGAAGCGGAAGTAGCGGCGATTCTGGCTGCGGCCCGCGAGGCCTTCCACGAATTGGTGCGTTAG
- the purM gene encoding phosphoribosylformylglycinamidine cyclo-ligase, protein MTGRAVNRALPLEQEYASPAHQRVSEAKDRVRGLARRTFSKNVLSELGGFAGLFALDTVRFPDPVLVASADGIGSKLQLAASLGLHASVAADLVNHCANDLAVQGATPLFFLDHISAGKLNADVVQQVAQGLVDACKANNMALLGGETAEMPALFRGDASYELAGFAIGVASRSQLITGQQIEEGDVLLALPSTGLHSEGYSLAQRLLFDEAKYTAGQYVPAIGDKVGAALMRPHRSYVAAIRKLLPKTRGLAHITGGGLSANLPRVLPKGLGAEVNLASWEPPPLFEHLAQLGALSRPEMLATFNMGIGLVVILPAAEVKAARLILSRINEKSFVLGRIVRSSQKNVVYR, encoded by the coding sequence ATGACAGGACGAGCCGTAAACCGGGCCTTGCCGCTCGAACAGGAGTACGCATCGCCAGCGCACCAGCGGGTCTCCGAAGCCAAGGATCGCGTTCGCGGACTGGCTCGCCGCACCTTCTCCAAGAACGTTCTTAGCGAACTCGGCGGCTTCGCCGGACTCTTCGCTCTCGATACCGTGCGCTTCCCCGACCCCGTGCTCGTGGCCTCTGCCGACGGCATCGGCTCGAAGCTGCAGCTTGCCGCCTCTCTAGGCCTGCACGCCAGCGTCGCCGCCGACCTGGTGAACCACTGCGCCAACGACCTTGCCGTGCAGGGCGCCACGCCGCTCTTCTTTCTCGACCACATCTCTGCGGGCAAGCTCAACGCCGACGTCGTGCAGCAGGTCGCTCAGGGACTTGTGGACGCCTGCAAAGCGAACAACATGGCATTACTGGGTGGAGAGACTGCCGAGATGCCTGCGCTCTTCCGCGGCGACGCCAGCTACGAACTCGCAGGCTTTGCCATCGGCGTCGCCAGCCGTTCGCAACTCATCACCGGCCAGCAGATCGAAGAGGGCGACGTACTGCTCGCTCTGCCCTCCACCGGCCTGCACAGTGAGGGCTACTCGCTGGCGCAACGCCTGCTCTTCGACGAAGCGAAGTACACCGCCGGGCAGTACGTCCCGGCGATCGGCGACAAGGTCGGCGCAGCGTTGATGCGGCCGCATCGTTCCTACGTCGCCGCCATTCGCAAGCTGTTGCCGAAGACCCGCGGCCTGGCACACATCACCGGCGGAGGCCTGAGCGCAAACCTTCCGCGCGTGTTGCCCAAAGGTCTCGGCGCGGAGGTCAACCTCGCCTCCTGGGAACCACCACCGCTCTTCGAACATCTCGCCCAGCTAGGCGCTCTATCGCGACCGGAGATGCTCGCCACGTTCAATATGGGAATCGGTCTGGTAGTAATTCTTCCTGCCGCTGAAGTAAAGGCCGCGCGTCTGATACTCTCTCGCATAAACGAAAAGAGCTTTGTGCTGGGTCGCATCGTTCGAAGCTCGCAAAAGAACGTTGTTTATCGCTAA
- a CDS encoding formyltransferase family protein encodes MNDNTLLEHADSGAEIRPTRLAFLISGSASHVLAVRDAIRDGVLRHCEIAIVVCNIPGAKGAEDTRAAGLQTVTMEGRGREQRDHEDAIDALLRRLRVDIVCMAGYLRTLSSGFLRQWEGRVLGVHASLLPAFARSHPVEQALEYGVHITGCTVFLLNDSLDGGAIVAQRVVEIDDDDTTASLSAKLLLEEHRTYITALERYLSGQYEFSGRRFRRTPQLVESEA; translated from the coding sequence TTGAACGACAACACGCTTCTGGAACACGCCGACAGTGGAGCGGAAATCCGCCCCACACGACTCGCCTTTCTTATTTCCGGCAGCGCCTCACATGTGCTGGCCGTTCGCGACGCCATCCGCGATGGAGTCCTACGCCACTGCGAGATCGCCATCGTGGTCTGCAATATCCCCGGAGCCAAAGGAGCAGAAGATACCCGCGCTGCGGGCCTGCAAACCGTCACCATGGAAGGCCGCGGCCGCGAACAGCGGGACCACGAAGATGCCATCGACGCTCTACTGCGACGACTGCGCGTAGACATCGTCTGCATGGCTGGCTACCTGCGCACGCTCAGCTCAGGCTTTCTCCGCCAATGGGAGGGTCGCGTGCTCGGCGTTCACGCCTCGCTGCTTCCTGCCTTTGCCCGCTCACATCCGGTGGAACAGGCCCTCGAGTACGGCGTCCACATCACCGGTTGCACCGTCTTCCTGCTCAACGACTCGCTCGATGGGGGCGCCATTGTGGCCCAGCGTGTCGTCGAAATCGACGACGACGACACGACCGCAAGCCTCAGCGCAAAGCTGCTGCTCGAAGAGCACCGGACCTACATCACCGCGCTCGAACGCTACCTCTCCGGGCAGTATGAGTTCTCAGGACGCCGCTTCCGCCGCACGCCCCAACTCGTGGAGAGCGAAGCCTAA
- a CDS encoding site-2 protease family protein yields the protein MSDEFLNAEAAENGVTDPAAIHNCPGCEMWLGEGNVLACPECHTLVYGQHLAALAHLAQTAEQAGKLPDARQRWLEAERWLPGDAQQAERIREHIATIDAHLKKEQDRETKWKKRLGPFAPVALFLIKVKSWIFVLFKLKFLLGFLGFFAFYWVLFSWKFALGFTLSLVLHEFGHYIVLRRRGYKPELPVLIPFVGGYVRWFSGAISREELAAVSLAGPLYGLFAALFCVLLWWIFGHPLFLVLANVGAWINLFNLLPVAGLDGSKAVYALSRLQRGLIASVCFLFFGLTLNAAGGDLFAPVTQWMFAIVGAGMVWRCFTNDAPEKPHTGTMIYFSALVVLLGFTLLLTLGPVNELHGLGR from the coding sequence ATGTCCGATGAGTTTTTGAACGCGGAAGCCGCCGAAAACGGTGTTACCGACCCCGCAGCGATCCATAACTGCCCGGGATGCGAGATGTGGCTTGGCGAAGGCAATGTGCTGGCTTGCCCGGAGTGCCATACGCTGGTTTACGGCCAGCATCTGGCTGCCCTGGCGCATTTGGCACAGACGGCCGAGCAGGCCGGTAAGCTGCCCGACGCGCGGCAGCGTTGGCTGGAGGCGGAGCGTTGGCTGCCCGGCGACGCTCAGCAGGCGGAGCGCATCCGCGAACACATCGCTACGATCGATGCGCATCTGAAAAAAGAGCAGGACCGCGAAACGAAGTGGAAGAAGCGGTTGGGACCATTTGCTCCTGTAGCGCTCTTTCTGATCAAGGTGAAGAGCTGGATCTTTGTGCTCTTCAAGCTGAAGTTTCTGCTCGGCTTTCTGGGATTCTTCGCGTTTTACTGGGTGCTCTTCAGCTGGAAGTTTGCGCTGGGTTTTACTCTTTCGCTGGTATTGCATGAGTTTGGCCACTACATCGTGCTGCGCCGCCGAGGCTACAAGCCGGAGTTGCCGGTACTGATTCCGTTCGTGGGCGGATACGTGCGTTGGTTCTCCGGGGCGATCTCGCGGGAAGAGCTCGCGGCTGTTTCACTGGCCGGGCCGCTGTATGGGCTTTTTGCGGCACTTTTCTGCGTGCTGTTGTGGTGGATCTTCGGACATCCTCTCTTCCTGGTGCTGGCGAACGTCGGTGCGTGGATCAACCTGTTCAACCTGCTGCCGGTGGCCGGGCTGGATGGCTCAAAGGCTGTGTACGCGCTGAGCCGTCTGCAGCGTGGGCTCATCGCTTCTGTCTGCTTCCTCTTCTTTGGGCTGACCCTGAACGCGGCTGGCGGCGATCTGTTTGCGCCGGTGACGCAGTGGATGTTCGCCATTGTGGGTGCGGGCATGGTGTGGCGTTGCTTTACCAACGACGCGCCTGAGAAGCCGCACACTGGCACGATGATCTACTTCTCGGCACTGGTGGTGCTGCTCGGCTTTACGCTGCTGCTGACGTTGGGGCCGGTGAATGAGCTGCACGGATTAGGACGTTAG
- a CDS encoding MerR family transcriptional regulator, with product MATHHPIRKLVPATPEIPDKLYFRIGDVARLCEVPAYVLRFWETEFPQLKPNKGGSGQRLYRRRDVEMAMRIKSLLYDQGYTIPGARQVFKNETRPAELGPTIASSALAEAEVAPVPAMEAATVSTPRLTPVSDAERDRTLNALRAEMRSLLNQLAKPVPAAHTPLESKVQTMRPRLVLEKPAMPRLETTMKPKLQITPQRDLFGVSDDGNDGPMAC from the coding sequence ATGGCTACGCATCATCCAATTCGCAAGCTCGTACCCGCCACGCCGGAGATCCCGGACAAGCTGTACTTCCGGATCGGCGACGTCGCTCGTCTCTGCGAAGTGCCGGCCTACGTTCTCCGCTTCTGGGAGACAGAGTTTCCGCAACTGAAGCCGAACAAGGGTGGCAGCGGCCAGCGTCTCTATCGCCGCCGCGATGTCGAGATGGCGATGCGCATCAAGAGCCTTCTCTACGACCAGGGCTACACCATTCCCGGCGCAAGGCAGGTCTTCAAGAACGAAACCCGTCCGGCAGAACTCGGCCCCACGATCGCATCGTCCGCGTTGGCTGAGGCCGAAGTCGCCCCAGTACCCGCCATGGAAGCCGCAACAGTCTCCACTCCACGACTGACTCCTGTAAGCGACGCCGAGCGCGACCGTACCTTGAACGCTCTGCGCGCAGAGATGCGCTCGCTGCTCAATCAGCTGGCAAAGCCGGTCCCCGCTGCGCACACGCCTCTCGAAAGCAAGGTGCAGACGATGCGCCCTCGGCTCGTGCTCGAAAAGCCTGCAATGCCTCGCCTCGAGACAACGATGAAGCCCAAGCTGCAGATCACACCCCAGCGCGATCTCTTCGGCGTCTCCGATGACGGCAACGACGGCCCGATGGCCTGCTGA
- a CDS encoding RtcB family protein, producing MKILDNIPVFGEHEANTLEQARLCAQTADRFALMADGHLGYGVPIGGVIASETRISPTAVGFDIACGNKAVRLDMPGSELRANVHRLMDEIWRTLSFGVGRKNSERVEHALFERDGHPGWATDAASPLKRKAEAQLGTIGSGNHYVDLFTDEEDRVWVGVHFGSRGLGHGIATWFLKAAGAKDGMMVDPVWLDVDSDLGQQYIAAMQLGGAYAYAGRDWVCDRVARLLGAPVVEEVHNHHNFAWLEEHDGKQLWVCRKGATPAFAGQRGFVGGTMGEQSVILEGVMPDVTTEAGRLIAEEQRASLCSTVHGAGRVMGRKQAAGVRDRKTGAVKREGLVKPEMMQEWLQRSNVVLKGGGLDESPHCYKRLDEVLQAQGDTVRVLHTLTPHGVAMAGADEFDPYKD from the coding sequence ATGAAGATTTTGGACAACATCCCCGTATTCGGAGAACACGAAGCAAACACCCTGGAGCAGGCGCGTTTGTGCGCGCAGACAGCCGATCGCTTCGCCCTGATGGCTGATGGCCACCTTGGTTATGGCGTGCCGATTGGCGGCGTCATCGCGAGCGAAACGCGCATCAGCCCGACTGCCGTGGGCTTCGACATTGCCTGCGGTAACAAGGCTGTGCGGCTCGACATGCCGGGCAGCGAGTTGCGGGCGAACGTTCACCGTTTGATGGACGAGATCTGGCGCACGCTCAGCTTCGGTGTCGGCCGTAAGAACAGTGAACGCGTCGAACATGCGTTGTTTGAGCGTGACGGCCACCCTGGCTGGGCGACAGATGCGGCCTCGCCGCTGAAGCGCAAGGCGGAAGCGCAGCTTGGCACTATCGGCAGCGGCAACCACTATGTCGACCTCTTCACGGATGAAGAAGATCGCGTGTGGGTAGGCGTGCACTTCGGTTCGCGCGGACTTGGGCATGGCATTGCGACATGGTTCCTGAAGGCCGCGGGAGCGAAGGACGGCATGATGGTCGATCCTGTGTGGCTCGACGTTGATTCCGACCTCGGGCAGCAGTACATCGCTGCGATGCAGCTTGGAGGAGCGTATGCCTATGCCGGTCGCGACTGGGTGTGCGATCGTGTGGCTCGTTTGCTTGGCGCTCCGGTTGTGGAAGAGGTACACAACCATCACAACTTCGCGTGGCTCGAAGAGCACGATGGCAAGCAACTCTGGGTGTGCCGTAAGGGCGCGACTCCCGCGTTCGCTGGGCAGCGTGGGTTTGTCGGCGGTACGATGGGCGAGCAGTCGGTGATTCTCGAAGGCGTAATGCCGGATGTGACGACCGAAGCAGGTCGCCTCATCGCCGAGGAGCAGCGTGCGTCGCTGTGCTCGACTGTTCACGGAGCTGGTCGCGTGATGGGCCGTAAGCAGGCTGCGGGTGTTCGCGACCGCAAGACTGGTGCGGTCAAGCGTGAGGGACTCGTGAAGCCGGAGATGATGCAGGAGTGGCTGCAGCGTTCGAACGTCGTGCTAAAGGGCGGCGGCCTGGATGAGTCACCGCATTGCTACAAGCGCCTGGACGAGGTGTTGCAGGCGCAGGGGGACACGGTGCGCGTGTTGCATACGCTCACGCCGCATGGCGTGGCGATGGCCGGCGCGGATGAGTTTGATCCGTACAAGGACTAA
- a CDS encoding type II toxin-antitoxin system RelE/ParE family toxin — protein sequence MAKSQYVVEIKQSARKELERLPNALIARIFAKIEALQDDPRPAGCKKLKGDEATYRIRIGDYRVVYTIDDGKILVTVIRIRHRREVYE from the coding sequence GTGGCTAAGTCGCAGTACGTCGTTGAGATCAAGCAGAGTGCTCGCAAAGAACTTGAGCGACTTCCGAATGCCTTGATCGCGCGTATCTTCGCAAAGATCGAGGCTCTGCAGGATGATCCACGTCCTGCGGGGTGCAAGAAGCTCAAAGGCGATGAGGCCACTTATCGGATTCGCATCGGCGACTATCGTGTCGTCTACACGATTGACGATGGCAAGATCCTCGTTACGGTGATCCGCATTCGACATCGTCGCGAAGTTTACGAATAA
- the tsf gene encoding translation elongation factor Ts yields the protein MSTTEAVKIDAKLVKELREKSGAPMGDCLKALQEAKGDMEDAFVVLRKRGVASAAKKASRSTNEGAVGTYIHAGGKIGVLLELNCESDFVARTDDFQNLLKDIAMHIAAVDPKYVGKDEVTEEDIEKEKEVYRAQAAASGKPANIVEKMLEGKMSKYYEEVCLLEQPFIKEASMTIAQIIAQKVAKLGENISVRRFARFKIGEATATVASAKIAPATEEAAS from the coding sequence ATGTCGACGACCGAAGCTGTGAAGATTGATGCCAAGCTTGTGAAGGAACTGCGCGAGAAGTCGGGCGCGCCGATGGGCGATTGCCTGAAGGCCCTGCAGGAAGCCAAGGGCGACATGGAAGATGCATTCGTTGTACTGCGTAAGCGCGGTGTAGCGTCGGCTGCGAAGAAGGCTTCGCGCTCGACCAACGAAGGCGCTGTGGGAACGTACATCCACGCTGGCGGCAAGATCGGTGTTCTGCTCGAGCTGAACTGCGAGTCGGACTTCGTGGCCCGCACGGATGACTTCCAGAACCTGCTAAAGGATATTGCGATGCACATCGCCGCTGTCGACCCGAAGTATGTCGGCAAGGACGAAGTGACGGAAGAAGACATCGAGAAGGAAAAGGAAGTGTACCGCGCTCAGGCGGCTGCTTCCGGCAAGCCCGCGAACATCGTAGAGAAGATGCTCGAAGGCAAGATGTCGAAGTACTACGAAGAGGTTTGCCTGCTCGAGCAGCCGTTCATCAAGGAAGCTTCGATGACGATCGCGCAGATCATTGCGCAGAAGGTTGCGAAGCTCGGCGAGAACATCTCGGTGCGCCGCTTTGCACGCTTCAAGATCGGCGAAGCAACCGCGACCGTGGCTTCGGCGAAGATCGCTCCGGCAACGGAAGAAGCTGCTTCGTAA
- the rpsB gene encoding 30S ribosomal protein S2 — translation MASITMKELLEAGVHFGHQTKRWNPKMKEYIFGERNGIYIIDLQKTLKMFKEASKFVSDMTASGKLILFVGTKRQAQDAVAEEATRAGMPYINSRWLGGLLTNWVTVQKSVKRLQELDDMSADGRYELLTKKEVIKLERERKALSTSLSGIKNMRRLPDAIFVIDSNNESIAVAEARKLGIPVVAVVDTNCDPTVVDYVIPGNDDALRAIRLFTTKIADAAYEGTQMISEKAFSNEFDEVRPMGLEAHFLTEEEDGAAEAEAVAAPVAAPEAEEEVIDLNAALGGGIRKAPAAAETEPETAEATA, via the coding sequence ATGGCTTCTATCACAATGAAGGAACTGCTCGAAGCGGGCGTTCACTTTGGTCACCAGACCAAGCGCTGGAACCCGAAGATGAAGGAATATATCTTCGGCGAGCGCAACGGCATCTACATCATCGATCTGCAGAAGACGCTGAAGATGTTCAAGGAAGCTTCGAAGTTCGTCAGCGACATGACGGCGAGCGGCAAGCTGATCCTGTTCGTCGGCACCAAGCGCCAGGCTCAGGACGCGGTTGCTGAAGAAGCAACGCGTGCAGGCATGCCCTACATCAACTCGCGCTGGCTCGGTGGTCTTCTGACCAACTGGGTAACGGTGCAGAAGTCGGTGAAGCGCCTGCAGGAGCTCGACGATATGTCGGCTGACGGTCGCTACGAGCTGCTGACGAAGAAGGAAGTCATCAAGCTGGAGCGCGAGCGCAAGGCTCTCTCGACCTCGCTGTCGGGTATCAAGAACATGCGCCGCCTGCCGGACGCAATCTTCGTGATCGACTCGAACAACGAATCGATCGCAGTTGCAGAAGCGCGCAAGCTCGGCATCCCGGTTGTGGCTGTGGTTGATACCAACTGCGATCCGACCGTAGTCGACTACGTGATCCCGGGCAACGATGACGCTCTGCGCGCCATCCGCCTGTTCACGACGAAGATTGCTGATGCTGCTTACGAAGGTACGCAGATGATCTCGGAGAAGGCGTTCTCGAACGAGTTCGACGAAGTCCGCCCGATGGGTCTCGAAGCACACTTCCTCACGGAGGAAGAGGACGGCGCTGCGGAAGCAGAGGCTGTTGCTGCACCGGTGGCTGCTCCTGAAGCTGAAGAAGAGGTCATCGACCTCAACGCAGCTCTCGGCGGCGGCATCCGCAAGGCTCCGGCCGCTGCGGAGACCGAGCCCGAGACCGCAGAAGCGACTGCTTAG
- the rpsI gene encoding 30S ribosomal protein S9, with product MIQYYGTGRRKSAIARVFLRPGSGEFTVNGKKFEEYFVTPAQRAAAKAPLATPEINETFDVLTTVRGGGVNGQADAVKLGIARALMEFNGELRKALKLAGFVTRDSRGKERKKYGQKGARARFQFSKR from the coding sequence CTGATTCAGTACTACGGCACCGGTCGTCGCAAGAGCGCGATCGCCCGCGTGTTCCTCCGCCCCGGTTCGGGCGAGTTCACCGTCAATGGCAAGAAGTTCGAAGAGTACTTTGTTACCCCGGCGCAGCGCGCTGCGGCGAAGGCTCCTCTGGCAACGCCTGAGATCAACGAGACCTTTGACGTTCTGACCACCGTTCGCGGCGGCGGCGTCAACGGCCAGGCTGATGCCGTCAAGCTCGGCATCGCCCGCGCTCTGATGGAGTTCAACGGCGAACTGCGCAAGGCTCTCAAGCTTGCCGGTTTCGTTACCCGCGATTCGCGTGGCAAGGAACGTAAGAAGTACGGCCAGAAGGGCGCTCGCGCTCGCTTCCAGTTCAGCAAGCGCTAG
- the rplM gene encoding 50S ribosomal protein L13: protein MSTTIPSGKNIERKWYVLDAEGQTLGRLASKAASILAGKLNPLYTPYIDMGDHVIVINAEKIHVTGQKAQQKLYRRYTGFPGGLREEGFTKLLARRPEKIAEEAIKGMLPKSKLGRQMATKLKVYKGSEHPHKAQQPVVYGA from the coding sequence ATGTCGACGACAATTCCCAGCGGCAAGAACATCGAGCGTAAGTGGTATGTTCTGGACGCTGAAGGCCAGACTCTCGGCCGCCTCGCCTCGAAGGCCGCCAGCATTCTCGCGGGTAAGTTGAACCCGCTCTACACGCCCTACATCGATATGGGCGACCACGTGATCGTGATCAACGCAGAAAAGATCCACGTCACGGGCCAGAAGGCACAGCAGAAGCTGTACCGCCGCTACACCGGTTTCCCGGGTGGTCTTCGCGAAGAAGGCTTCACCAAGCTGCTTGCACGCCGTCCCGAAAAGATTGCTGAAGAAGCGATCAAGGGTATGCTGCCCAAGTCCAAGCTCGGCCGCCAGATGGCGACGAAGCTGAAGGTTTACAAGGGCTCCGAGCATCCGCACAAGGCTCAGCAGCCTGTTGTTTACGGCGCATAA